The proteins below are encoded in one region of Fibrella aestuarina BUZ 2:
- a CDS encoding glycosyltransferase family 2 protein — protein MPTLHDFVTAPYTPADRTTPMATGKSLPKLTVVTPSYNQAAYLERTILSVLNQQYPNLEYIIIDGGSTDGSLAIIEKYAPYLANWVSEPDKGQTDAINKGFRRATGDYVAYQNSDDVFAPDALWQVARAWQQAPQTDVFFGDMYIIDEQDVILEELRVPSFSAGCQIHEGMQVFNQSLFIRRELLAQTGWLDASLRFVMDYEVVTRLGVRPGVRFRHVPGFWGGFRIQPDAKSSQIAAIGEAEHRQVSERYQPQLPSRLSGSFWRRYSRLRKLAWFLLRGQFGYIYHRLTLPKAL, from the coding sequence ATGCCCACGTTACACGACTTCGTTACTGCACCTTACACACCAGCCGACCGCACCACGCCAATGGCTACTGGTAAGTCGCTTCCGAAGTTGACCGTAGTGACTCCGTCGTACAATCAGGCCGCCTATTTGGAGCGGACGATTCTAAGCGTACTGAACCAGCAGTACCCAAATCTGGAGTATATCATCATCGACGGCGGCTCGACGGACGGCTCGCTGGCGATCATTGAAAAGTACGCGCCCTATCTGGCCAACTGGGTCAGCGAGCCCGACAAAGGCCAGACCGATGCCATCAACAAAGGGTTTCGGCGGGCAACCGGCGATTACGTCGCTTACCAGAACTCCGACGACGTATTTGCGCCCGATGCCCTCTGGCAGGTGGCCCGAGCCTGGCAACAGGCCCCGCAGACCGACGTTTTTTTCGGCGACATGTACATCATCGACGAACAGGACGTTATTCTGGAAGAGTTGCGGGTACCGTCGTTCAGCGCCGGTTGCCAGATTCACGAGGGCATGCAGGTGTTTAACCAATCGCTATTTATCCGGCGTGAGTTGCTGGCCCAGACCGGCTGGCTCGACGCCTCGCTCCGGTTCGTGATGGACTACGAGGTCGTTACGCGCCTGGGCGTGCGGCCGGGCGTGCGGTTTCGGCACGTACCTGGTTTCTGGGGCGGCTTCCGCATTCAGCCCGACGCCAAATCGTCGCAGATCGCGGCCATTGGTGAGGCCGAGCACCGGCAGGTGAGCGAGCGTTACCAGCCGCAGTTGCCAAGCCGCCTGAGTGGTTCATTCTGGCGCCGATACAGTCGGCTACGCAAGCTGGCCTGGTTCCTGCTGCGGGGTCAGTTTGGCTACATCTATCATCGACTTACACTGCCCAAAGCACTATGA
- a CDS encoding glycosyltransferase family 4 protein has translation MRVLIVHNILWAHYKSLLFGRLAQQFGAEDTLLVIQLALTEGHRKGLGMPDATSVGYPFQVLHNGSLDELPLTQRISRLIKAAFAFRPDVVLLTGYYDPAQLLLGTLLKLRGCRVVLQNESTALDNPRTGWREQLKAAFIRRCDGIFCFGTRAADYMIQLGADPRRILVRNNAVVDNQLLAQTHAASLPQRQAQQTALGLKPRNLIYVGRLIDIKNLAALLNAFAAAHQTIPSDMADEWGLILLGEGDQKALLQAQAAQLGLAERVVFLPGCDWRDVPRYLALADVFVLPSLSEPWGLVVNEAMACGLPVLVSDRCGCAVDLVRDGQNGYTFAPDVPEQLPERLRQLLAASTDERDRMGRESVRLVAPFDPDRVGRAMYDALKQVSGR, from the coding sequence ATGCGGGTACTGATTGTTCATAACATTTTGTGGGCGCATTATAAGTCGCTGCTGTTCGGCCGCCTTGCGCAGCAGTTCGGGGCTGAAGACACGTTGCTGGTCATTCAACTGGCCCTCACCGAAGGGCATCGGAAAGGGCTGGGTATGCCCGACGCCACGTCGGTAGGCTACCCGTTTCAGGTGTTGCACAATGGCTCACTCGACGAACTACCGTTGACGCAGCGCATCAGTCGTCTTATCAAAGCGGCCTTTGCCTTCCGCCCCGATGTGGTGTTGCTGACGGGGTACTACGACCCGGCCCAACTCCTGCTGGGTACGTTGCTGAAACTGCGTGGCTGCCGGGTGGTATTGCAAAACGAATCCACGGCGCTCGACAACCCCCGTACGGGCTGGCGCGAACAGCTCAAAGCCGCTTTCATACGCCGTTGTGACGGTATCTTTTGCTTCGGCACCCGTGCCGCCGATTATATGATCCAACTCGGGGCCGACCCGCGCCGGATTCTAGTGCGCAACAATGCCGTAGTCGACAATCAGTTGCTTGCTCAAACCCACGCCGCCAGTTTGCCACAACGGCAGGCGCAACAGACAGCCCTGGGCTTGAAGCCCCGCAACCTGATCTACGTGGGTCGGCTCATCGATATCAAGAACCTGGCAGCCTTGCTCAACGCCTTTGCCGCCGCTCACCAGACCATCCCATCAGACATGGCCGACGAGTGGGGGCTGATCCTGCTGGGCGAAGGCGATCAGAAAGCCCTTTTACAGGCGCAGGCTGCCCAACTGGGGCTGGCCGAACGCGTCGTTTTTCTGCCCGGCTGCGACTGGCGCGACGTACCCCGCTACCTGGCGCTGGCCGATGTATTTGTGCTGCCCAGCCTATCGGAGCCCTGGGGGTTGGTCGTCAACGAGGCGATGGCCTGCGGCCTGCCGGTGCTGGTGTCGGACCGGTGCGGCTGCGCGGTCGATCTGGTGCGCGACGGCCAAAACGGCTATACCTTTGCACCCGACGTACCTGAGCAGCTTCCCGAACGGCTTAGGCAGTTGCTCGCCGCCTCGACCGACGAACGTGACCGGATGGGGCGTGAATCAGTCCGATTGGTGGCACCTTTCGACCCCGACCGCGTCGGCAGGGCGATGTATGACGCCTTAAAACAAGTCAGTGGCCGTTAG
- a CDS encoding glycosyltransferase — protein MRILHICAYTWSIGGPARVIYDHAAVAVVQGHQIDILSPQSPDDKSYPAPDGVRVFPVYRTPPVSRFFREFSVDLYRFLKAHLHEYDLIHCHGLWHFGSIAPFLLDKRVAKVVTIHGVLDRWAVQHNQWKKTIMDVLMQKRLLERADLIHLISPDEQDDLLRYLGHRHPRVALIPNGIPTADFAQLPPRGTFRRQVGLTAERPMVLFMSRLHVKKGLDILLDGFARYARQHPDVQLILAGPDDSYQATAEAFIREHQLDNQVKVVGMLTGETKKAALADADLFVLPSYSEGFSMAVLEAMAAGVACLVSDRVGFEQAIRETNAACLTDTTAEAVAQNLDKVLSDATYRRQLAQNGQQLVRQRYDISIVANQLLAAYASVLAPKPQLTHP, from the coding sequence ATGAGAATTCTACACATCTGTGCCTATACCTGGTCGATTGGTGGCCCTGCCCGCGTCATCTACGACCACGCGGCCGTAGCCGTGGTGCAGGGGCATCAGATCGACATTTTAAGCCCACAGTCGCCAGACGATAAGTCGTACCCCGCACCGGATGGGGTGCGGGTATTTCCCGTGTACCGGACGCCGCCCGTCAGCCGGTTCTTCCGGGAGTTTTCGGTCGACTTGTATCGGTTTCTCAAAGCGCATCTGCACGAATACGACCTGATTCACTGCCACGGCCTCTGGCATTTCGGGAGCATTGCACCCTTTCTACTCGACAAGCGCGTGGCCAAGGTGGTTACCATTCATGGCGTGCTCGACCGCTGGGCCGTGCAGCATAATCAGTGGAAAAAGACGATCATGGACGTGCTGATGCAGAAACGCCTGCTCGAACGCGCCGATCTGATTCACCTCATCAGCCCCGACGAACAGGACGACCTGCTGCGGTACCTGGGGCATCGTCACCCGCGCGTGGCGCTGATTCCAAACGGCATCCCCACCGCCGATTTTGCGCAGTTGCCGCCCCGGGGTACGTTCCGCCGGCAGGTTGGCCTGACCGCCGAGCGACCGATGGTGCTGTTTATGAGCCGGTTGCACGTCAAAAAAGGACTCGACATTCTGCTCGATGGCTTTGCCCGATACGCCCGCCAACACCCCGACGTGCAGTTGATACTGGCGGGTCCCGACGATAGCTATCAGGCTACCGCTGAGGCGTTTATTCGGGAACATCAGTTGGACAATCAGGTTAAGGTTGTCGGGATGCTGACGGGCGAGACTAAGAAAGCCGCGCTGGCCGACGCCGATCTGTTTGTGCTGCCCTCTTATTCGGAAGGGTTTTCGATGGCGGTGCTGGAAGCCATGGCGGCGGGTGTGGCCTGCCTGGTGTCTGACCGCGTAGGCTTCGAGCAGGCCATTCGCGAGACCAACGCTGCCTGCCTCACCGACACGACCGCCGAGGCCGTTGCCCAAAACCTCGATAAGGTGCTGAGTGACGCTACCTACCGGCGGCAACTTGCCCAGAATGGGCAGCAACTGGTTCGCCAGCGGTACGACATCAGCATCGTAGCCAACCAGTTACTGGCTGCTTACGCCTCCGTTCTGGCCCCTAAACCGCAACTAACCCACCCATAA
- a CDS encoding acyltransferase family protein, which translates to MPDAPLSSSTPITPAQAHTGVRVGANRRQLQTIQAARGVAAQTVVAFHLTMFVSESYAKTALWGSLFERGFAGVDLFFVISGFVIVYTSQEYIDRPGQLRTYLTKRFVRVYPMYWLSVLGMTALMVLSYLAGGPAVRNSIDSQWPNLTTFLLTPYHKILNGVSWSLSYELFFYLLFACLIVSRRLWVVPVLFLLGSLYVTVTQSYFVPGETPVIRYFWFSPLNVEFALGAIVGVWFTRRPPQLWLGTLLGTLGLVWLFALPNTLNEYLSQRLGHYGIASFLLLTGLLTLEHAFTLKLPRWMVLTGDASYVIYLVHLPAMLFFSRLIVRLFPAYTPTVSLLCLSFVVGITLLSIGIHRWIEKPLMRSLTARLLPKTRPS; encoded by the coding sequence ATGCCCGACGCGCCCCTTTCTTCCTCGACACCCATCACCCCCGCGCAGGCCCACACGGGCGTTCGGGTGGGTGCCAATCGGCGGCAATTGCAAACCATTCAGGCGGCGCGGGGCGTGGCAGCGCAGACGGTCGTGGCGTTTCACCTGACCATGTTCGTGAGCGAATCATACGCCAAAACCGCGCTTTGGGGAAGCTTATTCGAGCGCGGCTTCGCCGGGGTAGACTTGTTCTTCGTGATCAGCGGCTTCGTCATCGTCTATACCAGTCAGGAGTACATCGATCGGCCCGGTCAGCTACGTACCTACCTGACCAAGCGGTTCGTGCGCGTTTATCCCATGTACTGGCTGTCAGTGTTGGGCATGACGGCCCTGATGGTGCTTAGCTATCTGGCGGGCGGGCCGGCGGTCCGTAACAGCATTGATAGCCAATGGCCCAACCTCACCACGTTCCTGCTCACGCCCTACCACAAAATCCTCAACGGCGTCAGTTGGAGCCTGAGCTACGAACTCTTCTTTTACCTGCTTTTCGCCTGCCTGATCGTGTCGCGGCGGCTGTGGGTGGTGCCGGTGCTATTCCTGTTGGGTAGCCTCTACGTCACCGTCACGCAGTCGTATTTCGTGCCGGGCGAGACGCCGGTGATCCGTTATTTCTGGTTTAGCCCGCTCAACGTCGAGTTTGCGCTGGGGGCCATCGTGGGCGTTTGGTTTACGCGCCGCCCGCCGCAGTTGTGGCTGGGTACGTTGCTGGGTACGCTGGGGCTGGTGTGGCTTTTCGCCCTGCCCAATACCCTCAACGAATACCTGTCGCAGCGGCTCGGCCATTACGGTATAGCCAGCTTCCTGCTGCTAACGGGTCTGCTCACGCTCGAACATGCCTTTACGCTCAAATTGCCCCGCTGGATGGTCCTTACTGGCGACGCCTCGTACGTCATCTACCTAGTCCATCTACCGGCCATGCTGTTTTTCAGCCGCCTGATTGTACGGCTGTTTCCGGCCTACACACCAACGGTTTCGCTGCTGTGCCTTTCCTTTGTGGTTGGTATTACGCTGCTGAGCATTGGTATTCACCGCTGGATCGAAAAGCCGCTGATGCGTTCGCTTACCGCCCGCCTACTTCCCAAAACACGTCCATCATGA
- a CDS encoding glycosyltransferase family 2 protein yields MNGLSVIILTHNEEKHIGRCLDSLRPLTTDIFIVDSFSTDRTVEIARSMGATVVQNPWTTYAVQFNYGITHTPFKGTWLMRMDADEYVLPELADEINQRLSTLPTDVSGVYVKRRVMFMDRWIRHGGYYPIWLLRLWRQGQGICEQTWMDEHIRLTDGPNKEPAKTIQFAHDLVDHNLNDLTWWTNKHNHYATREVIDLLNIRYNFDQTVRVTPKLFGTQEQRKRYLKEKYASLPLFTRPIAYFLFRYIGQLGFLDGRKGFVWHFLQGLWYRFLVDAKLMDVYNRAGRDKADLIDYFKREHGKDLTAGIRG; encoded by the coding sequence ATGAACGGCTTGTCCGTAATCATACTTACCCACAACGAAGAAAAGCACATCGGCCGCTGCCTAGACAGCCTGCGGCCCCTGACCACCGATATCTTCATCGTCGACTCGTTCTCGACCGACCGAACCGTGGAGATTGCCCGGTCGATGGGGGCTACGGTTGTGCAAAACCCCTGGACGACCTACGCCGTTCAGTTCAACTACGGTATCACCCACACGCCGTTTAAAGGCACCTGGCTGATGCGCATGGATGCCGACGAGTATGTGTTGCCGGAACTGGCCGACGAGATCAATCAGCGGCTGTCTACGCTCCCGACCGACGTCAGCGGGGTGTATGTGAAACGGCGGGTTATGTTTATGGATCGCTGGATCCGGCACGGCGGCTACTACCCCATCTGGCTGTTGCGGCTGTGGCGGCAGGGACAGGGTATCTGCGAACAGACCTGGATGGACGAGCACATCCGCCTCACCGACGGCCCTAACAAGGAGCCCGCCAAAACAATCCAGTTTGCGCACGATCTGGTCGATCATAACCTGAACGACCTCACCTGGTGGACCAACAAGCACAACCATTACGCTACCCGTGAGGTCATCGACCTGCTGAACATCCGCTACAACTTCGACCAGACGGTTCGGGTTACGCCCAAGCTGTTTGGTACGCAGGAACAACGCAAGCGCTACCTGAAAGAGAAATACGCCTCGCTGCCCCTCTTCACTCGTCCGATCGCTTATTTCCTGTTTCGCTACATCGGGCAGTTGGGTTTTCTGGATGGCCGCAAGGGGTTTGTGTGGCATTTCCTGCAAGGCTTGTGGTATCGCTTTCTGGTCGATGCCAAGCTCATGGACGTCTATAACCGGGCGGGCCGCGACAAAGCCGACCTGATCGACTATTTCAAACGGGAACATGGAAAAGACCTCACCGCTGGCATCCGGGGCTAA
- a CDS encoding WcaF family extracellular polysaccharide biosynthesis acetyltransferase encodes MEKTSPLASGANVPSGSSGRTDLARYDNSWYNPGPRWKILTWHFINAWLFNSYAPLPAGLKVRLLRWFGATVGQGVLIKPAVNIKYPWLLTIGNHVWIGENVWIDNLTQVTLGDHVCLSQGAMLLTGNHNYKVSTFDLIVGAVTLEAGAWIGAKATVCPGVHVGSHAILAVNSVATRNLDPYTIYQGNPAVAVRKREIQ; translated from the coding sequence ATGGAAAAGACCTCACCGCTGGCATCCGGGGCTAACGTACCTAGCGGCAGCAGCGGCCGTACCGATCTGGCGCGTTACGACAACAGCTGGTACAACCCCGGCCCGCGCTGGAAAATCCTGACATGGCACTTTATCAACGCCTGGTTGTTTAACTCATATGCCCCCCTACCAGCTGGGCTCAAAGTGCGCCTGCTGCGCTGGTTTGGGGCTACCGTGGGGCAGGGCGTGTTGATCAAGCCGGCCGTCAACATCAAATACCCGTGGCTGCTGACCATTGGCAACCACGTCTGGATTGGTGAAAACGTCTGGATCGATAACCTCACCCAGGTCACGCTGGGCGATCATGTCTGCCTCTCACAGGGCGCCATGTTGCTGACCGGCAACCACAATTACAAAGTATCAACATTTGACCTGATCGTTGGGGCTGTCACGCTGGAGGCGGGCGCCTGGATCGGGGCCAAAGCAACCGTTTGCCCGGGTGTACACGTCGGCTCACACGCCATTCTGGCGGTGAATTCGGTAGCCACCCGGAACCTCGATCCGTATACGATCTACCAGGGCAACCCGGCAGTGGCGGTACGGAAACGGGAAATTCAGTAA
- a CDS encoding glycosyltransferase family 2 protein, with protein sequence MNVSIITVVYNGADTIAEAIDSVLAQTYPAIEYIVVDGGSTDGTQAIVAGYGDRISRFVSEPDEGLYDAMNKGVRMATGDVIGILNADDLYRHPDVISRVVETFAQSGADAVYADLVYADRTNPDRVTRYWQAGDYTPGAFLRGWMPPHPTFFVRATVYRQYGYFSTELRSAADYELMLRLIHKHQIRVAYLKEVTVVMRMGGVSNSSLQNRIRANREDRLAWQLNQLKPSWFTLWLKPLRKIGQFYRSISPTS encoded by the coding sequence ATGAACGTCTCTATTATCACGGTCGTCTACAACGGTGCCGACACCATCGCCGAAGCCATCGACTCGGTGCTGGCGCAAACGTACCCGGCCATCGAATACATTGTCGTGGATGGCGGCTCAACCGACGGCACGCAAGCCATTGTGGCGGGTTATGGTGACCGCATTAGCCGGTTTGTGTCGGAACCAGACGAAGGTCTGTATGACGCCATGAATAAAGGGGTCCGGATGGCCACGGGCGATGTGATCGGCATTCTGAACGCCGATGATCTGTACCGCCACCCTGACGTGATCAGCCGGGTTGTCGAGACGTTTGCCCAGTCGGGAGCCGATGCCGTTTATGCTGATCTGGTGTATGCCGATCGGACGAACCCTGACCGGGTTACCCGCTACTGGCAAGCGGGCGATTACACGCCCGGTGCGTTTCTGCGTGGCTGGATGCCGCCGCACCCCACGTTCTTTGTTCGGGCAACGGTGTACCGGCAGTACGGTTATTTTTCCACGGAATTACGCTCCGCTGCCGATTACGAATTGATGCTTCGCCTGATTCACAAACATCAGATACGCGTGGCTTATCTGAAAGAGGTAACGGTGGTGATGCGCATGGGCGGGGTTAGTAACAGTAGCCTGCAAAATCGCATTCGAGCTAATCGGGAAGACCGGTTGGCATGGCAATTGAATCAATTGAAACCTAGTTGGTTTACACTGTGGCTCAAACCATTACGTAAAATTGGGCAGTTTTACCGCTCAATAAGCCCAACCAGTTAA
- a CDS encoding glycosyltransferase family 4 protein has product MNPDLLIAYIQQKLGESVFQQGLYYAIMAFLVACFVAIVSVPVVIKITELKALMEKPGERRSHTVPTPTFGGVAIFAAVLISYFIWPINGDPTDLYCTNLSIVGAAILFFIGMKDDLVGIDPNKKILFQLLSASSLIFLGNLKLDYLYGIMGFHHITDVVSILLTCFVFIALTNAINLIDGIDGLAGGIATIASLTFGSWFLLSEHYAMATMAFALAGGLVGFLRFNFSRTSKIFMGNTGSLLIGFFLAFFAVRFVNLNASYRFDPRSFFNAPIIAIVVLIVPIFDTLRVFMVRVLNGKSPFSADRNHMHHILLDNGLSHAAATAVLCGASLVNTVLFLFLHRNISNTASLIILVASFFAYLLIGSLLKMRAVYMSTHPRRRMAALRREFQNAITGREGRRLTDLL; this is encoded by the coding sequence ATGAATCCTGATCTACTGATTGCCTACATTCAGCAAAAGCTAGGTGAGTCCGTCTTCCAGCAGGGCCTCTACTATGCGATTATGGCCTTTCTGGTGGCCTGCTTTGTAGCAATCGTTTCGGTACCAGTCGTGATCAAAATCACGGAACTGAAGGCCTTGATGGAAAAACCGGGCGAACGCCGGTCGCATACCGTACCAACGCCCACGTTTGGTGGTGTCGCCATATTCGCGGCGGTGCTCATCAGCTATTTTATCTGGCCAATCAACGGCGACCCTACCGATCTGTATTGCACGAACCTGTCGATTGTGGGCGCCGCCATCCTGTTCTTTATTGGCATGAAAGATGATCTGGTCGGCATCGACCCGAACAAGAAGATTCTCTTTCAGTTGTTGAGCGCCAGCAGCCTTATTTTCCTGGGCAATCTGAAGCTCGACTACCTCTACGGCATCATGGGGTTCCATCACATCACGGATGTGGTGAGCATTCTGCTGACCTGCTTCGTGTTTATCGCCCTCACCAATGCCATCAACCTCATCGATGGTATCGACGGCCTGGCGGGCGGCATCGCTACGATCGCCAGCCTGACGTTTGGCAGCTGGTTTCTGTTGTCGGAACACTACGCCATGGCCACGATGGCCTTTGCGCTGGCGGGTGGCCTGGTCGGCTTTCTCCGGTTCAACTTCTCGCGAACCAGCAAGATCTTCATGGGTAACACGGGCTCGCTGCTCATTGGCTTTTTTCTGGCCTTTTTTGCCGTACGCTTCGTCAACCTGAACGCCTCGTATCGCTTCGACCCGCGCAGCTTCTTCAACGCGCCCATCATCGCTATCGTGGTCCTGATCGTGCCGATCTTCGACACGTTGCGCGTGTTCATGGTGCGGGTGCTCAACGGCAAGTCGCCCTTCTCGGCCGATCGCAATCACATGCACCACATCCTGCTCGACAACGGTCTGTCGCACGCGGCCGCAACGGCGGTGCTTTGCGGCGCGTCGCTTGTCAACACGGTGCTGTTTCTGTTCCTGCACCGCAACATCTCCAATACGGCCTCGCTGATTATTCTGGTAGCGTCCTTTTTTGCTTACCTGCTCATCGGCTCCCTGCTCAAGATGCGGGCGGTCTACATGTCGACTCACCCACGTCGGCGGATGGCGGCGCTACGGCGTGAGTTTCAGAACGCCATTACGGGGCGTGAAGGCCGCCGCCTGACTGACCTGCTCTAG
- a CDS encoding DUF2147 domain-containing protein has translation MALISKTLLCLLLCFVVTTAGQSTDAGADRILGRWLFPKKQTCVEIYRENGRYYGRMAEVSASAAANYGNIRNKIVLTDLSYVNNEWKGGSMIHPSSGARFDVVMHLTDANTLVATVYKGVRFISKDLILTRQAQAGQ, from the coding sequence ATGGCCCTTATTAGTAAAACCCTACTTTGCTTATTGCTCTGCTTTGTGGTCACGACGGCAGGTCAATCGACCGACGCCGGTGCTGATCGGATTCTGGGTCGTTGGCTGTTTCCCAAGAAACAAACCTGTGTTGAGATTTACCGCGAAAACGGCCGCTACTACGGGCGGATGGCAGAAGTAAGTGCCAGTGCGGCTGCCAACTATGGCAACATTCGCAACAAAATTGTGCTGACCGATCTCTCCTACGTGAATAACGAGTGGAAGGGGGGGAGCATGATTCATCCCTCGTCGGGGGCCCGGTTCGACGTGGTTATGCACTTGACCGATGCCAACACGCTGGTTGCGACCGTATATAAGGGCGTTCGTTTTATCAGTAAAGATTTGATTCTGACCCGGCAGGCGCAGGCCGGGCAGTAA
- a CDS encoding response regulator — protein MVILIADDDDDDRVLLRQALMSASFDGIIEFVENGEQLIQYLDACLRGEPDAPPAPALLLVDLNMPIVNGLEALKQIKSSAHYRHLPVVILTTSSAEQDIRESYNLGAASFVTKPITFSQLVETMNALQSYWLGTVRLPRQF, from the coding sequence ATGGTTATCCTCATCGCCGATGATGATGATGATGACCGTGTGTTGTTGCGTCAGGCCTTGATGAGCGCCTCGTTTGATGGCATCATCGAGTTTGTTGAAAATGGCGAGCAACTCATCCAATACCTCGATGCCTGTTTGCGGGGCGAACCAGATGCCCCACCAGCTCCGGCTCTCCTGTTGGTCGACCTGAACATGCCCATTGTGAATGGGTTGGAAGCCTTAAAGCAAATCAAGTCGTCGGCCCATTATCGGCATTTGCCCGTGGTGATCCTGACGACGTCATCAGCCGAGCAGGATATTCGGGAGAGCTACAATTTGGGAGCCGCTTCATTCGTTACTAAACCGATTACGTTCTCACAATTGGTAGAAACCATGAACGCGCTACAGTCCTATTGGCTGGGCACCGTTCGGCTACCGAGGCAGTTCTAA
- a CDS encoding lysophospholipid acyltransferase family protein, with product MYYLCFMVIVNLLAKLPLWFLYRLSDVLYGLIAYVIRYRRAVITDNLRQSFPDRSDADIARLRRGFYRNFCDLLVEIIKLPGLSADELRRRVHYTNPELVRASLEAGKPVIGLASHHCNWEWLPAAATLYGMPVDSVYKPLHNAFFEQLMVRIRSTFGPLPVPMGKLPRQMAIDRNRPRIIALVADQMPDRPENAYWTDFMNRNTPFYPGLERLARGQQLPVFYIEMVRVRRGYYTATFTQIGTPPYSELATGELIERYRDALTNTLEKHPADWLWSHKRWKHHREKYDRVITKLE from the coding sequence ATCTATTATCTTTGTTTTATGGTCATTGTCAATTTACTGGCTAAGTTACCGCTGTGGTTTCTTTACCGATTATCGGATGTTTTGTACGGGCTGATCGCCTACGTTATCCGGTATCGACGCGCGGTCATTACCGATAACCTTCGTCAGTCTTTTCCCGATCGGTCCGATGCCGACATCGCCCGGCTGCGGCGCGGCTTCTACCGCAACTTCTGCGATCTACTGGTCGAAATCATCAAGTTACCGGGCCTGTCGGCCGACGAACTGCGGCGGCGGGTGCACTACACTAACCCTGAGCTTGTACGGGCTAGCCTGGAGGCAGGCAAACCGGTGATCGGTTTGGCATCGCACCATTGCAACTGGGAGTGGCTACCGGCCGCCGCCACGTTGTATGGCATGCCGGTCGACAGTGTGTACAAACCGCTGCACAATGCTTTTTTTGAGCAGCTCATGGTTCGGATTCGGTCAACGTTTGGGCCCTTGCCGGTTCCGATGGGCAAGCTCCCCCGGCAAATGGCCATCGACCGTAATCGACCGCGCATTATCGCGCTGGTGGCCGATCAAATGCCCGACCGCCCCGAAAACGCCTATTGGACCGATTTCATGAACCGCAATACACCATTCTACCCCGGCCTTGAGCGGTTGGCGCGGGGGCAGCAGCTCCCTGTTTTTTACATTGAGATGGTCCGGGTACGTCGGGGCTATTACACGGCTACGTTTACGCAAATTGGCACGCCGCCCTACAGTGAATTGGCTACTGGCGAGCTGATCGAACGCTACCGGGATGCCCTCACCAACACGCTGGAAAAGCACCCGGCCGACTGGCTTTGGTCGCACAAGCGCTGGAAACACCATCGCGAGAAATACGACCGGGTGATTACGAAGCTGGAGTAG
- a CDS encoding helical backbone metal receptor, with protein sequence MSLAPQPRLVSLVPSQTELLFDLGLDEEVVGITKFCIHPADKVARKPQVGGTKNVQIEQVRALQPTLIIANKEENTRADVDALRAIAPVHVTDVVTLPDAYAMIREVGQLVGRSAQANQLAEQIEASLEGLARNVPNGRRPRVTYLIWRKPWMVATADTFIDAMLSQAGCDNAFASQTRYPVVSADELAAAQPDWVFLSSEPYPFKEKHIIELKAICPMARIRLVDGELFSWYGSRLLESATYLSSFFPYFTE encoded by the coding sequence ATGAGCCTAGCGCCCCAACCGCGCCTTGTTTCGCTGGTGCCGTCGCAGACCGAACTTCTTTTCGATCTGGGGCTTGATGAGGAGGTGGTGGGCATCACCAAATTCTGCATTCATCCTGCCGATAAAGTAGCCCGGAAGCCACAGGTCGGCGGTACTAAAAACGTTCAGATCGAGCAGGTACGGGCTTTACAGCCCACGCTGATCATTGCCAACAAGGAAGAAAACACCCGGGCCGACGTCGACGCCCTGCGGGCCATTGCCCCCGTGCACGTAACCGACGTAGTAACCTTGCCCGACGCCTACGCCATGATCCGTGAGGTAGGCCAGTTGGTTGGCCGAAGCGCCCAGGCCAATCAACTGGCCGAGCAGATTGAAGCGTCGTTGGAAGGGCTTGCCCGCAACGTACCCAACGGCCGAAGGCCGCGCGTAACGTACCTGATCTGGCGCAAGCCCTGGATGGTGGCCACCGCCGATACGTTCATCGACGCCATGCTTTCCCAGGCCGGCTGCGACAATGCCTTTGCCAGCCAAACGCGCTACCCCGTTGTGTCGGCCGACGAACTGGCTGCCGCTCAGCCCGATTGGGTCTTTCTGTCGTCGGAACCGTACCCGTTTAAAGAAAAACACATTATTGAGTTAAAGGCGATTTGCCCAATGGCGCGTATCAGGCTGGTTGATGGCGAACTTTTTAGCTGGTACGGAAGTCGGCTGCTGGAATCGGCAACGTACCTTTCCTCTTTCTTCCCTTACTTTACAGAATAA